A single Equus asinus isolate D_3611 breed Donkey chromosome 21, EquAss-T2T_v2, whole genome shotgun sequence DNA region contains:
- the RPL32 gene encoding large ribosomal subunit protein eL32 translates to MAALRPLVKPKIVKKRTKKFIRHQSDRYVKIKRNWRKPRGIDNRVRRRFKGQILMPNIGYGSNKKTKHMLPSGFRKFLVHNVKELEVLLMCNKSYCAEIAHNVSSKNRKAIVERAAQLAIRITNPNARLRSEENE, encoded by the exons ATGGCTGCCCTCAGACCCCTCGTGAAGCCCAAGATCGTCAAAAAGAGGACCAAGAAGTTCATTCGGCACCAGTCAGACCGATATGTCAAAATTAAG cGTAACTGGCGGAAACCCAGAGGCATTGACAATAGGGTGCGCAGAAGATTCAAGGGCCAGATCTTGATGCCCAACATTGGTTATGGGAGCAATAAGAAAACGAAGCACATGCTGCCCAGTGGCTTCCGGAAGTTCCTGGTCCACAACGTCAAGGAGCTTGAAGTGCTGCTCATGTGCAACAA ATCGTACTGTGCTGAGATTGCTCACAACGTCTCCTCCAAGAACCGCAAAGCCATCGTGGAAAGAGCAGCCCAGCTGGCCATCAGAATCACCAATCCCAATGCCAGGCTGCGCAGCGAAGAAAACGAATAG